The Naumovozyma dairenensis CBS 421 chromosome 1, complete genome genomic interval TTGAGACCCCTAGAGTTGAAGTATATGGGACGTTGAATAAATAGGATATATATCTTAGTACGTATTCCCATTATTTCTCACATGAAAAGAAAGGGATAGCAGCGAGAACAAGGTGCATTATCTACGTttatgtattattttttgtacATTAGAATCATTTCCAATAAATTATTCTCTAAACTTAGATTAGTGCTTCAGTGATATCTTTATCTAAACAGGCTAATCTCTACACTATTACAATAGTCCAGACACTAAACGTTAGTTTTTGCAGTCTAGTTTATGCTACAAAAAGTCTGTCAAATTAACTATGTGTAGCGGAGTGATGACATTTAGCTTCACACTTTGAAAAGTTTGGACTTTGAAAACTTGTGAACTTCTTTTATACTTTTATGTTATAACGCTGTTCGTTACATTAACTACCGTACCCAGAAGCCCTACATAAATGCCAATCCAATGGAAATTGATCCACTTTTGCAATTGGTAACATATCTTTACAGgatatcttttttcataGGGTTCCTTTCAGTTATAGTTGCTAAATTGTACCTCCCGGACTTTCTTGAATACGGTAAGACATTAAAAGATCATGATGAACCGCAAAACAAAACTATCCTgcaaaaaattattcatttcacGGTTCCAAAGGCATATTTCTCCCATTTCTATTACTTGTCGTCTGTATTGTCATTGGTAActttttgttattatccATCATACCCGATTGTTTGGATGCTACTTTTCCATTCATTAAGAAGATTATACGAAACATTATATACAAGTAAATATTCGGCAAAATCAAGAATGAATTGGTCTCATTATGTTGTAGGGATCTGGTTCTATTCTACTCTGCACATAATACTGGGTATCAAACTGCATTATCAGGAGATACCAAGATATCCAAGGGATACATTTACGTTTCTAATCTTCTTTCTAGCATCCTGGGATCAATATAAGAATCATGAAGTACTAGCTAATTTGGTCAAATATTCGTTACCAAAGGAAAGGTTATTCAAACTGGTAAGTTGTCCTCATTACCTGGATGAACTTATAATATATGGGTCATTCATTGCATTCAACAATGAATTTTGCTGGCTATTCGTTTGGGTTTTTGTGAGTTTAGGAATTTCTGCCTTAGAGACGAAAGCGTTTTACCAACTTAAATTTAAAGACGAAGTAGTCCCGAAATATGCCATGGTCCCATTTATACTATGAACtttattttaaataatattttctatattttttatcttattattgaCCCATAATTCTATTCTATAATCATCCAAATTGTAGCCATACGTATTCCATCGGGCGTGTGTCGCTTAGTTACGACGAGGCGCCGATCCACTTTATAACAACAAATTTAAACTAGTATACAAATACCATCACATAGATTATTACAATGTACATTTACAATAAACAGATCATCAAAGACTCTAGAACCAAAGTGGCACTAGCATAGAATATTCTTCTAGTAGGGTTTTTCTAATTGACAGGCATTTGCCACACAAACGTTTTAGAGAAAGTAGGAGGTACACCAACAGAGTTTCTGAAGTGCtcttattgttgttatttttgttttaacgaagaaaaaggaaaggGAAAAGTGAAAGTTATTAAGACAATATTGCATATAATATAACCGATGCCATTCTCTCCACCGTTAGGGGATAGTCGACAAAATAGTAACGCAAGACCTAGAAATAGTATTGATTCATTTGAGATACAATTCGACGATTCTTTCGATCAAGCATTAGATAATATAGAAATAGAAACACCACATCATAAATCTGGTAATTCAAACAATTTAAACagacaacaacaatctgACCCCCAAagagaagaatttgaaatgaGAACTTTAAATTCTGCTGATCCAGAATTTGTTGATCCaaacaagaaatcaatAGACACAGATAGACGACCTTTGATTGACGATCATTCTCTTGGATCCAATGGAGGTAGTCCATATAAATATAGGAACGTCTCAGAAGTGGCATTAAATCCATCATCAAGTAATATTTGGGATAGGACCATTTCCAATATAAAGATGGCAGGTTCTCGTAATTGGAAGAAATTCCGTTCCATAGGAAGTGGCATCGAATTGACAGATCAACATATGGAAAGAGAAATTCATCCAGATACAACTCCAATATATGACAGGAACAGATATCCAAGTAATGAAATTTCCAATGCAAAATATAATGCCATAACTTTTGTTCCAACGATATTATATGAGCAGtttaaattctttttcaatttgtaCTTTTTAATCGTTGCATTATCACAAGCAGTTCCTGCTTTGAGAATTGGTTATCTATCCTCATACGTTGTGCCATTAGCATTTGTCCTAACTGTGAATATGATGAAGGAAGCTATGGATGATatacaaagaagaagacgtGATAAGgaatcaaataatgaattatatgaagCATTAAGTCAACCAAAGTTAGTAGCAAGTAAAGATTTGAAAGTAGGGGATTTGATTAAGATACATAAGGGATCTCGTGTTCCAGCAGATTTGGTTTTATTACAATCAAGCGAACCATCAGGCGAATCCTTCATCAAGACAGATCAACTTGACGGTGAAACAGATTGGAAATTAAGAATTGCATGTCCCTTGACTCAAAATATACCTGAAAGTGATTTGGTTAACAAGATTACTGTTACGGCATCTGCTCCTCTAAAGAACATCCATGAGTTTTTAGGAAGGATTACATACAAGGGATCTACGTCACATGCATTAAGTGTTGACAATACTCTCTGGGCAAATACTGTCCTTGCATCAAGTGGGTTCTGTATAGCATGTGTTATATTTACAGGAAGAGATACAAGACAGTCATTAAACACCACAAAACCTAAAGTGAAAACAGGGCTGTTGGAATTGGAGATTAATAATATCTCAAAAATCTTATGTGCTTGCGTTTTTGCATTATCTATTATTTTAGTTGTCTTGGCA includes:
- the DFG10 gene encoding putative polyprenol reductase (similar to Saccharomyces cerevisiae DFG10 (YIL049W); ancestral locus Anc_7.235), whose translation is MEIDPLLQLVTYLYRISFFIGFLSVIVAKLYLPDFLEYGKTLKDHDEPQNKTILQKIIHFTVPKAYFSHFYYLSSVLSLVTFCYYPSYPIVWMLLFHSLRRLYETLYTSKYSAKSRMNWSHYVVGIWFYSTLHIILGIKLHYQEIPRYPRDTFTFLIFFLASWDQYKNHEVLANLVKYSLPKERLFKLVSCPHYLDELIIYGSFIAFNNEFCWLFVWVFVSLGISALETKAFYQLKFKDEVVPKYAMVPFIL